A genomic region of uncultured Fusobacterium sp. contains the following coding sequences:
- a CDS encoding GNAT family N-acetyltransferase: protein MKEIIIREMKDSDWEEVKKIYQQGIDSGISTFMRRVPEFEYWDNSKLKIGRLVAIYDGKIVGWIVLSPTSAREEYSGVCEISVYIHQDYKRMGIGRKLIEKEIEVSEQNNIWTLQSVMLGNNIPSMKLHESCGFRVVGYREKVARDKNGEWQNTFLMERRSKVIF from the coding sequence ATGAAAGAGATCATAATAAGAGAGATGAAAGATAGCGATTGGGAAGAGGTAAAAAAAATATATCAACAAGGAATAGATAGTGGAATATCTACTTTTATGAGAAGAGTTCCAGAGTTTGAATATTGGGATAATTCAAAGTTAAAAATAGGAAGATTAGTTGCTATATATGATGGAAAAATAGTTGGTTGGATAGTTCTTAGCCCTACATCAGCAAGGGAAGAGTATTCAGGAGTTTGTGAGATAAGTGTCTATATTCATCAAGATTATAAGAGAATGGGAATAGGAAGAAAATTAATAGAGAAAGAGATCGAAGTATCTGAACAAAATAATATTTGGACACTTCAATCTGTAATGCTTGGTAATAATATTCCTAGTATGAAATTACATGAAAGTTGTGGTTTTAGAGTGGTTGGATATAGGGAGAAAGTTGCAAGAGATAAAAATGGAGAGTGGCAAAATACATTTCTTATGGAGAGAAGAAGTAAAGTTATATTTTAA
- a CDS encoding single-stranded DNA-binding protein gives MNIIILTGRLTRDPELKFGQSGKAYSRFTLAVDRPMQKGEADFINCVAFGKTAELIGEYLRKGRKAGVTGRLQMGRYEVNGEKRTSYDVVVDNIEFLESKNAVDSMGGYEPQDYAPSYSAPASNSNTSSKPVAKPQEEVPYEDDDEFPF, from the coding sequence ATGAACATAATCATTTTAACTGGAAGACTTACAAGAGATCCTGAACTAAAATTTGGACAAAGCGGAAAAGCTTATTCAAGATTTACTTTAGCTGTAGATAGACCAATGCAAAAGGGAGAGGCAGATTTTATCAACTGTGTAGCTTTTGGGAAAACTGCTGAATTAATTGGTGAATATTTAAGAAAAGGAAGAAAAGCAGGAGTTACTGGAAGACTTCAAATGGGAAGATACGAAGTTAATGGAGAAAAAAGAACAAGTTATGATGTAGTAGTTGATAACATTGAGTTCTTAGAATCTAAAAATGCTGTTGATTCTATGGGAGGATATGAGCCACAAGATTATGCACCATCTTACTCTGCTCCAGCTTCTAATTCAAATACTTCTTCTAAACCTGTTGCAAAACCACAAGAAGAAGTTCCTTATGAAGATGATGATGAGTTCCCATTCTAA
- a CDS encoding HU family DNA-binding protein, translating to MTEKEFLILYQKKRGFKNIHEAKEKINLFWEALFEALETNDSVSFRGWGIFEKKIVPARRIMNINTKKIQYSTPRKSIRFRTGSVLSNKINIDEE from the coding sequence ATGACTGAAAAAGAATTTTTGATTTTATATCAAAAAAAAAGAGGGTTTAAAAATATCCATGAGGCAAAGGAAAAAATAAATCTATTTTGGGAAGCTCTCTTTGAAGCTTTAGAAACTAATGATTCAGTAAGCTTTAGAGGTTGGGGGATATTTGAGAAAAAAATTGTTCCTGCAAGAAGAATAATGAATATAAATACAAAAAAAATTCAATATTCAACACCTAGAAAATCAATTAGATTTAGAACAGGAAGTGTTCTTTCAAATAAAATAAATATTGATGAAGAATAA
- a CDS encoding SPFH domain-containing protein, giving the protein MNGIIILILFILIVALMATHVRIVPQSRAYVIERLGKYLGTWNVGINILVPFIDRVVKRVSLKEQVIDFKPQPVITKDNVTMQIDSVIYFQITDPKLYTYGVENPMSAIENLTATTLRNIIGAMELDATLTSRDTINTEMRVILDEATDPWGMKINRVELKNIIPPREIQDAMERQMKAERERREAILRAEGQKKSAILVAEGEKESAILKAEAEKQSAILRAEGQKEVAIKEAEGRAEAIRAIKEAEAEGIKLLKEAEASKEVLMLKSMETLGKVADGKATKIIIPSEIQNLTSFSTLFAEMNEKTK; this is encoded by the coding sequence ATGAATGGAATAATAATTTTAATACTATTTATACTTATTGTTGCTCTGATGGCTACTCATGTAAGAATAGTTCCTCAATCAAGAGCTTATGTTATTGAAAGATTAGGAAAATATCTTGGAACTTGGAATGTTGGAATAAATATTCTTGTACCTTTTATAGATAGAGTTGTTAAAAGAGTATCTTTAAAAGAGCAAGTTATTGACTTTAAACCTCAACCTGTTATTACAAAAGATAATGTTACTATGCAGATAGACTCAGTTATCTATTTCCAAATAACTGATCCTAAACTTTATACTTATGGAGTTGAAAACCCTATGAGTGCAATAGAAAACTTAACAGCAACTACTTTAAGAAATATAATTGGAGCTATGGAACTTGATGCAACTCTTACTTCAAGAGACACTATAAATACAGAAATGAGAGTTATATTAGATGAGGCTACTGACCCTTGGGGAATGAAAATAAACAGAGTTGAGCTTAAAAATATTATCCCTCCTAGAGAGATACAAGATGCAATGGAAAGACAAATGAAGGCTGAAAGAGAGAGAAGAGAAGCTATTTTAAGAGCTGAAGGGCAAAAAAAATCTGCTATTCTTGTTGCTGAAGGAGAAAAGGAATCTGCTATTTTAAAAGCAGAGGCTGAAAAACAATCTGCTATCCTTAGAGCAGAAGGACAAAAAGAGGTTGCTATTAAAGAAGCTGAAGGTAGAGCTGAAGCAATTAGAGCTATTAAAGAGGCTGAAGCTGAAGGAATCAAATTATTGAAAGAAGCTGAGGCAAGTAAAGAAGTATTGATGTTAAAGAGCATGGAAACTTTAGGAAAAGTTGCTGATGGTAAAGCTACAAAAATTATTATCCCATCTGAAATCCAAAATTTAACATCTTTTAGCACACTTTTTGCTGAAATGAATGAAAAAACTAAATAA
- a CDS encoding peptidylprolyl isomerase yields MKMVKIVILLLIIVGGFLYHSKKGAGAKLDIKEGKIVENLVLNAKIKTSKGDINLRLLPEVAPMTVTNFVHLSRRGYYDGLKFHRVIADFMIQGGDPTGTGAGGPGYQFGDEFKQEVVFDVPGKLAMANAGPGTNGSQFFITHVPTDWLNYKHTIFGEVVAPEDQEVVNKVQQGDIIETIEITGDVEKFLEANKEMTEEMDKILAQTMPNLKK; encoded by the coding sequence ATGAAAATGGTAAAAATAGTAATCTTGTTACTTATAATAGTTGGAGGGTTTTTATACCACTCTAAAAAAGGAGCAGGAGCTAAGTTAGATATTAAGGAGGGAAAAATAGTGGAAAATTTAGTATTAAATGCTAAAATAAAAACATCAAAAGGAGATATTAACCTAAGACTTTTACCTGAGGTTGCTCCTATGACAGTTACAAACTTTGTACACTTATCAAGAAGAGGATATTATGACGGACTTAAATTCCATAGAGTAATAGCTGATTTTATGATTCAAGGAGGAGATCCTACAGGAACAGGTGCTGGAGGACCAGGATATCAATTTGGTGATGAGTTTAAACAAGAGGTTGTATTTGATGTACCAGGTAAATTAGCTATGGCTAATGCAGGACCAGGAACAAACGGATCACAATTCTTTATTACTCATGTACCAACAGATTGGTTAAACTATAAACATACAATTTTTGGTGAAGTTGTAGCTCCTGAAGATCAAGAAGTAGTAAATAAAGTTCAACAAGGGGATATTATTGAAACTATTGAAATAACTGGAGATGTTGAAAAATTCTTAGAAGCTAATAAAGAGATGACAGAAGAAATGGACAAAATATTAGCACAAACTATGCCTAATTTAAAAAAATAA
- a CDS encoding class I SAM-dependent RNA methyltransferase, with product MENITLIASSTMGLESIVRDECVELGFKNVKTFNGRVEFDGTVRDIPKANIHLRCADRVFVKMGEFKAFTFDELFKNIKKIDWQNYIPENGEFPVSWVSSVKSKLFSKSDIQRITKKAIVEKLKEKYKKEYFYEDGPRYAIKIQAHNDVFIVMIDTSGEGLHKRGYRAIKNEAPIKETMAAALVKLSRWKGGDRPLVDPMCGTGTILIEAAMIARNIAPGANRNFVSEGWSIIPENDWIEVRDEAFSQEDYEKEVKIFGSDIDADTIEIARENIKKAGVEEEITLECKNFLDLEMEERQGCLITNPPYGDRLLDKEAVERLYGLLGDICRMRLPKWSYYIITSYEEFEKAFGKKATKNRKLYNGGIECRYYQYYGEKDGKNNR from the coding sequence ATGGAAAATATAACTTTAATAGCATCAAGTACAATGGGACTTGAAAGTATAGTGAGAGATGAGTGTGTAGAGTTAGGGTTTAAAAATGTAAAGACTTTTAATGGAAGAGTTGAATTTGACGGAACAGTTAGAGATATTCCTAAGGCAAATATTCACTTGAGATGTGCAGATAGAGTTTTTGTTAAGATGGGAGAGTTTAAAGCTTTTACATTTGATGAACTGTTTAAAAATATAAAGAAGATAGATTGGCAAAACTATATTCCAGAAAATGGAGAGTTTCCTGTTAGTTGGGTAAGTTCTGTAAAATCGAAACTTTTTTCTAAATCAGATATCCAAAGAATAACTAAGAAAGCTATTGTTGAAAAATTAAAAGAGAAGTATAAGAAAGAGTATTTTTATGAAGATGGACCTCGTTATGCAATTAAAATTCAAGCTCATAATGATGTTTTTATTGTTATGATTGATACAAGTGGAGAGGGACTTCATAAGAGAGGATATAGAGCTATAAAAAATGAGGCTCCAATAAAAGAAACTATGGCAGCAGCTCTTGTAAAACTTTCAAGATGGAAAGGTGGAGATAGACCTTTAGTAGACCCAATGTGTGGAACAGGAACTATTCTTATAGAGGCAGCAATGATAGCTAGAAATATTGCTCCTGGGGCAAATAGAAACTTTGTTTCAGAAGGATGGAGTATTATTCCAGAAAATGATTGGATAGAGGTTAGAGATGAAGCTTTTTCACAAGAGGATTATGAAAAAGAGGTAAAAATATTTGGTTCAGATATAGATGCTGATACTATTGAAATTGCTAGAGAGAATATTAAAAAAGCTGGTGTTGAAGAAGAGATAACATTAGAATGTAAAAACTTCTTAGATCTTGAAATGGAAGAGAGACAAGGGTGTCTAATAACTAACCCTCCTTATGGAGATAGATTATTAGATAAAGAAGCAGTTGAGAGATTATATGGACTTTTAGGAGATATTTGTAGAATGAGACTTCCTAAGTGGTCTTATTATATAATCACATCTTATGAAGAGTTTGAAAAGGCTTTTGGTAAAAAAGCTACTAAAAATAGAAAATTATATAATGGTGGAATAGAGTGTCGTTACTACCAATATTATGGAGAGAAAGATGGAAAAAACAACAGATAA
- a CDS encoding AI-2E family transporter, whose protein sequence is MDKKLSYFKIIGIGIILILIQSFFQRYEALKEIYSTYVGYLVPVIYALFITIFLDPVVTKIEDKTKLSRLKSVCLTFLLVVILVAGFIGLVLPELGKSFKELYSKFPMMQDKIGSTITQCIEYLKEKNILVIGEKQIENNIITFFKKNIGKIQEYSFTVVMNIMWWLVAIGKFLIGFFLAFFILIDKRYFINFKDNVLKICFGNERGKEYSEFLNSSRQVLLNYVWGRMITSGIVGAVTFAVLLICNVPYALLSGIMIGIGNMIPYIGSFVAGVIAVFLVALAEPIKVFYLFLAMIIAQTFDGWVIGPKIVSETVGMSTFWVVVAVLIGGSLMGPVGMFFGVPAFGIIKLIYLAKLKKAEEKSNKFKGE, encoded by the coding sequence ATGGATAAAAAACTAAGCTATTTTAAGATAATAGGAATAGGGATTATTTTAATTTTAATTCAAAGTTTTTTTCAAAGATATGAGGCATTAAAAGAGATATATTCTACCTATGTAGGATATCTTGTACCAGTTATTTATGCTCTATTTATAACAATATTTTTAGATCCAGTAGTTACTAAAATAGAGGATAAAACAAAATTAAGTAGATTAAAATCAGTATGTTTAACTTTTTTATTAGTGGTAATTTTAGTAGCAGGATTTATAGGGCTTGTTCTACCTGAACTTGGAAAAAGCTTTAAAGAGTTATATAGTAAATTTCCAATGATGCAAGATAAAATTGGAAGCACAATAACACAATGTATAGAGTATTTAAAAGAGAAAAATATATTGGTAATTGGAGAGAAGCAGATTGAAAATAATATTATAACATTCTTTAAGAAAAATATAGGAAAGATTCAGGAGTATAGTTTTACTGTTGTAATGAATATTATGTGGTGGCTAGTAGCTATAGGAAAATTTCTTATAGGTTTCTTTCTAGCGTTTTTTATCTTAATTGATAAGAGATATTTTATAAATTTTAAAGATAATGTTTTAAAAATATGTTTTGGAAATGAGAGAGGAAAAGAGTATAGTGAGTTTTTAAACTCTTCAAGACAAGTATTACTAAATTATGTTTGGGGTAGAATGATTACATCAGGAATAGTGGGAGCTGTAACTTTTGCTGTACTATTAATTTGTAATGTTCCCTATGCTCTTTTAAGTGGAATTATGATAGGAATAGGAAATATGATTCCATATATAGGTTCTTTTGTAGCTGGAGTTATAGCAGTATTTCTAGTTGCATTAGCAGAACCAATAAAAGTATTTTATCTATTTTTAGCTATGATAATAGCTCAAACTTTTGATGGTTGGGTAATAGGGCCAAAAATAGTAAGTGAAACTGTTGGAATGAGCACTTTTTGGGTAGTTGTAGCAGTACTTATAGGTGGAAGTTTAATGGGACCAGTGGGAATGTTTTTTGGAGTTCCAGCATTTGGAATAATTAAACTTATTTATTTAGCAAAGTTAAAAAAAGCAGAGGAAAAAAGTAACAAATTTAAAGGAGAGTAA
- a CDS encoding NusG domain II-containing protein encodes MKRKRKYFKIGDLIIYSFFIIFFTGLGLKIMNLSQERASKVEIYVDSELKYVYPLQKEERDIFVDTNIGGVNVKLKDNMVRVTSSNSPLKLNVKQGWIKDPGEVIIGVPDRLLIKIVGDKKDNTDSDDIDFIVR; translated from the coding sequence AGAAAATACTTTAAAATTGGAGATTTGATAATATATTCTTTTTTTATAATATTTTTTACTGGGCTTGGATTAAAAATAATGAATCTTTCTCAAGAGAGAGCCTCGAAAGTTGAAATATATGTAGATAGTGAATTAAAATATGTATATCCTTTACAAAAAGAAGAGAGAGATATTTTTGTAGACACTAATATTGGTGGAGTAAATGTTAAACTTAAAGATAATATGGTAAGAGTTACAAGCTCTAACTCACCTTTAAAATTAAATGTAAAACAAGGATGGATAAAGGATCCAGGAGAGGTTATAATAGGGGTTCCTGATAGATTATTGATAAAAATAGTTGGGGATAAGAAAGATAATACAGACAGCGATGATATAGACTTTATAGTTAGATAG